In Pedobacter heparinus DSM 2366, the following are encoded in one genomic region:
- a CDS encoding RagB/SusD family nutrient uptake outer membrane protein: MKNQFIKKAFSACGLGLALLLTTPSCKLDEYNPNALAEEDVLRDFNGFRSFQSNIYTGLWGSLIGMPYGFLSETGTDLWTSPTNGVSNRQVMRYEEFTNNFNLVTNTWDFAWGSIKDCNKTIEIAPLIKDGNANDIKTLVAEAKAMRAYYYSVLVVQFGNIPLITTTDDPVKNLNPTRSTVAEIYAQIVADLTAAAQDLPVVPYQGNLQRVTKKGALGLLARVYAQGGGEGLMEGTKSYWLRAKEVAEDLILNKGAYGATLYTDFAQVFAYANNRNNAEALFTAYGLNPYSPSYDVATSNSKPNWYLHFYPSLDNAFGAGTDLLKRGVGSNTSNAYYGRLNQSFIAPTKYLINCFNATYDKRWENSFQTAFANYSGVQAKTTNPTPPSPANVTYADATVTLTAAICTKYGINPAFVGQKIYPFVDVDAKNASANATWQYPPKVWPKGVTTGAITSLQTVANANVHPYPLDVDEDRFFAYLSKDPLTPAEKALRKYAVVNINDLFDPADPTGAKYKDPTGNGLTPINMANLFPALSKFNHNFDGGWLGGNFQQKLGNIMVMRMAEVYLLAAEATLKSGGSGAVAAGYLNELRKRACRNAADFNTGTGMQLTNATMNDVFDEYARELCGEFTRWALLKRHRAFEARLAQYNGRAAASFIPAKHYNRPIPFSFLNTINNGSEFGTNGY, translated from the coding sequence ATGAAAAATCAATTTATAAAGAAAGCATTTAGTGCATGTGGTTTAGGTTTAGCTTTACTATTGACCACACCATCATGTAAGTTAGATGAATACAATCCTAATGCGCTTGCGGAAGAGGATGTGCTCAGGGATTTTAACGGGTTCAGATCGTTTCAATCTAACATTTATACCGGGCTTTGGGGCTCATTGATTGGCATGCCGTATGGATTTTTATCCGAAACCGGAACCGATTTATGGACATCGCCAACCAATGGTGTGAGCAACAGACAAGTGATGCGGTATGAGGAGTTTACCAACAATTTTAACCTGGTTACCAATACCTGGGATTTTGCATGGGGCTCGATCAAAGATTGCAATAAAACCATAGAAATTGCTCCGCTGATCAAAGATGGAAATGCCAATGATATCAAAACTTTAGTTGCAGAAGCAAAGGCGATGCGGGCTTACTATTATTCTGTACTGGTAGTACAGTTTGGTAATATCCCGCTGATCACAACAACTGATGATCCCGTAAAAAATTTAAATCCTACCAGAAGTACTGTTGCCGAAATTTATGCCCAGATTGTGGCAGATTTAACTGCGGCAGCACAAGATCTTCCTGTAGTACCTTATCAGGGCAATCTTCAGCGTGTGACCAAAAAAGGAGCGCTGGGTTTGCTGGCCCGTGTATATGCACAAGGAGGGGGAGAAGGATTAATGGAGGGAACCAAAAGTTACTGGCTTAGGGCAAAAGAAGTTGCTGAGGATCTGATTTTAAATAAAGGGGCCTACGGTGCTACTTTGTATACAGATTTTGCCCAGGTATTTGCTTATGCCAACAATAGAAATAATGCGGAAGCCTTATTTACTGCGTATGGCCTGAATCCTTATAGTCCATCGTATGATGTGGCAACATCAAATTCAAAACCCAACTGGTACCTGCACTTTTATCCATCACTTGATAATGCATTTGGCGCAGGTACAGACCTTTTAAAAAGAGGTGTAGGTTCTAATACGTCAAACGCATATTATGGACGCCTGAACCAATCGTTTATTGCGCCTACAAAATACCTGATCAATTGTTTTAATGCGACCTATGATAAGCGTTGGGAAAATTCATTTCAGACAGCGTTTGCAAACTATTCGGGGGTACAGGCAAAAACAACTAATCCGACCCCACCAAGTCCTGCAAATGTAACCTACGCTGATGCTACAGTTACGCTGACAGCTGCCATATGTACCAAATATGGTATTAATCCTGCATTTGTTGGTCAAAAGATTTATCCTTTTGTAGATGTAGATGCTAAAAATGCTTCTGCGAATGCAACCTGGCAATATCCGCCAAAAGTTTGGCCAAAAGGAGTAACTACCGGTGCTATTACTTCTTTGCAAACCGTTGCAAATGCCAATGTGCACCCCTATCCGCTGGATGTTGATGAAGACAGGTTTTTCGCCTATTTAAGTAAAGATCCGCTAACGCCAGCAGAAAAAGCACTGCGCAAATATGCAGTGGTGAATATCAATGATCTTTTTGATCCGGCAGATCCGACAGGGGCTAAATACAAAGACCCTACAGGTAATGGTTTAACGCCGATAAATATGGCAAATCTTTTCCCGGCTTTAAGTAAGTTTAATCATAATTTTGATGGTGGATGGCTAGGGGGTAACTTTCAGCAAAAACTAGGTAATATTATGGTGATGCGTATGGCAGAAGTTTACTTGCTTGCAGCTGAGGCTACGCTTAAATCTGGTGGAAGCGGGGCAGTTGCTGCCGGATATTTAAATGAGTTGCGCAAACGTGCATGCCGCAATGCTGCCGACTTTAATACAGGTACCGGAATGCAGTTAACCAATGCGACAATGAACGATGTTTTTGATGAATATGCACGTGAATTATGTGGTGAGTTTACCCGTTGGGCACTTTTAAAACGTCATAGAGCATTCGAGGCGCGCCTGGCACAATATAACGGTAGGGCTGCAGCCAGCTTTATTCCAGCAAAGCATTATAACAGGCCTATTCCTTTCTCTTTCCTGAATACCATCAATAATGGAAGCGAATTTGGGACCAATGGTTACTAG
- a CDS encoding EVE domain-containing protein: MSKTQHWLVKSEPFKYSWEKFNKDGRTFWDGVRNYQARNNLKEMKEGDLVLFYHSNEGKNVVGIAKVVKEFYQDPTTDDANWVVVDLAPVEALKNPVSLEQIKAEESLKDISLVRQGRLSVMPLKAEEFDKILEMSTGE; the protein is encoded by the coding sequence ATGAGTAAAACACAACATTGGCTGGTAAAAAGTGAACCTTTTAAATATAGCTGGGAAAAATTTAACAAAGATGGCAGGACCTTTTGGGATGGCGTGCGCAATTACCAGGCAAGAAACAACCTGAAAGAAATGAAAGAAGGCGATCTTGTGCTGTTTTACCATAGCAACGAAGGTAAAAATGTTGTTGGTATCGCTAAAGTGGTTAAAGAGTTTTATCAGGACCCTACAACTGACGATGCCAATTGGGTAGTGGTAGACCTGGCACCAGTTGAAGCACTTAAAAATCCGGTAAGCCTGGAACAGATCAAGGCAGAGGAAAGTCTTAAAGATATTTCTCTGGTCAGACAAGGTCGTTTATCTGTAATGCCGCTCAAAGCCGAAGAATTTGATAAGATACTGGAAATGTCGACTGGGGAATAA